A portion of the Eulemur rufifrons isolate Redbay chromosome 30, OSU_ERuf_1, whole genome shotgun sequence genome contains these proteins:
- the LOC138378211 gene encoding small ribosomal subunit protein uS13 — MSLVIPEKFQHILRVLNTNIDGRRKIAFAITAIKGVGRRYAHVVLRKADIDLTKRAGELTEDEVERVITIMQNPRQYKIPDWFLNRQKDVKDGKYSQVLANGLDNKLREDLERLKKIRAHRGLRHFWGLRVRGQHTKTTGRRGRTVGVSKKK; from the coding sequence ATGTCTCTAGTGATCCCTGAGAAGTTCCAGCACATTTTGCGAGTTCTCAACACCAACATCGATGGGCGGCGGAAAATAGCTTTTGCCATCACTGCCATTAAGGGTGTGGGTCGAAGATATGCTCATGTGGTGTTGAGGAAAGCAGACATTGACCTCACCAAGAGGGCAGGAGAACTCACGGAGGATGAGGTGGAACGTGTGATCACCATTATGCAGAATCCACGGCAGTACAAGATCCCAGACTGGTTTTTGAACAGACAGAAGGATGTAAAGGATGGAAAATATAGCCAGGTCCTGGCCAATGGTCTGGACAACAAGCTCCGTGAAGACCTGGAGCGGCTGAAGAAGATTCGGGCCCATAGAGGGCTGCGTCACTTTTGGGGCCTTCGTGTCCGAGGCCAGCACACCAAGACCACTGGCCGCCGAGGCCGTACCGTGGGGGTGTCCAAGAAGAAATAA